One genomic window of Ziziphus jujuba cultivar Dongzao chromosome 4, ASM3175591v1 includes the following:
- the LOC107417237 gene encoding ketol-acid reductoisomerase, chloroplastic → MATATASSFSSALSAPTSSAASKTRVVPKALGFVSLTSKSLRSLQARPTRATNVGGGSALGARMVSVPAIKPPASLDFETSVFKKEKINLAGHDEYIVRGGRNLFPLLPDAFKGIKQIGVIGWGSQGPAQAQNLRDSLAEAKSDTVVKIGLRKGSRSFAEARAAGFTEETGTLGDIWETVSGSDLVLLLISDAAQADNYEKIFSHMKPNSILGLSHGFLLGHLQSIGLDFPKNISVIAVCPKGMGPSVRRLYVQGKEINGAGINSSFAVHQDVDGRATDVALGWSVALGSPFTFATTLEQEYRSDIFGERGILLGAVHGVVESLFRRYTENGMNEDLAYKNTVESITGIISRTISTRGMLAVYNSLSAEGKKEFEAAYSASYYPCMEILYECYEDVACGSEIRSVVLAGRRFYEKEGLPAFPMGNIDQTRMWKVGERVRSTRPAGDLGPLYPFTAGVFIALMMAQIEILRKKGHSYSEIINESVIESVDSLNPFMHARGVSFMVDNCSTTARLGSRKWAPRFDYILTQQALVSVDKGAPINQDLIGNFFSDPVHGAIEVCAQLRPTVDISVTADADFVRPELRQSAN, encoded by the exons ATGGCGACGGCGACTGCTTCTTCCTTCTCTTCGGCTCTTTCTGCTCCTACATCTTCTGCTGCTTCCAAAACCCGTGTGGTTCCTAAAGCCCTGGGGTTCGTCTCGCTGACTTCCAAGTCCCTGAGGTCTCTTCAAGCTAGACCTACTCGTGCTACTAATGTCGGTGGCGGCTCCGCTCTTGGAGCTCGCATGGTGTCTGTGCCTGCGATTAAGCCTCCGGCTTCTCTTGATTTTGAGACCTCCGTTTTCAAGAAGGAGAAGATCAACCTCGCCGGTCATGATGAG TATATTGTGAGAGGAGGCAGAAATTTGTTCCCTTTGCTGCCAGATGCCTTCAAGGGAATCAAGCAGATTGGTGTTATCGGGTGGGGTTCTCAG ggACCTGCTCAAGCTCAGAATTTAAGAGACTCTCTTGCTGAAGCAAAGTCTGATACTGTTGTTAAG ATTGGATTAAGGAAGGGATCCCGTTCTTTTGCCGAAGCTCGGGCAGCTGGTTTTACCGAAGAGACTGGAACTCTGGGTGATATATGGGAAACTGTCTCAGGCAGTGATCTTGTTTTACTTCTTATTTCTGATGCTGCACAG GCGGATAATTATGAGAAAATATTTTCCCACATGAAGCCGAACAGCATACTTGGGCTTTCTCATGGGTTTCTCTTAGGGCATCTGCAGTCAATCGGACTTGATTTCCCCAAGAACATCAGTGTTATTGCTGTATGTCCAAAAGGCATGGGTCCATCTGTGAGAAGGCTCTATGTccaaggaaaagaaataaatggtGCTGGAATTAATTCCAGTTTTGCAGTCCATCAG GATGTTGATGGTAGAGCAACAGATGTTGCTTTAGGATGGTCTGTTGCCCTTGGTTCCCCTTTCACATTCGCTACAACTTTAGAGCAGGAATACAGAAGTGACATCTTTGGCGAGCGAG GCATTTTACTTGGTGCTGTTCATGGTGTTGTGGAGTCCTTATTCAGAAGATACACTGAAAATGGAATGAATGAAGATTTGGCTTACAAGAATACTGTTGAGAGCATAACAGGAATTATATCCAGAACAATCTCAACCAGG GGCATGTTGGCTGTTTACAATTCCTTGTCTGCAGAAGGCAAAAAGGAATTTGAGGCTGCATATAGTGCCTCATATTATCCTTGCATGGAAATCTTGTATGAGTGCTATGAAGATGTGGCTTGTGGTAGTGAGATCCGAAGTGTTGTTTTGGCAGGACGTCgcttttat GAAAAAGAAGGTTTACCGGCATTTCCAATGGGTAATATTGATCAGACTCGCATGTGGAAAGTTGGTGAACGTGTCCGATCAACACGACCAGCTGGTGATCTAGGCCCATTATACCCCTTTACTGCTGGTGTTTTTATTGCATTAATGATGGCCCAG ATTGAGATCTTGAGGAAAAAAGGACATTCATACTCTGAGATCATCAACGAAAGTGTGATCGAGTCAGTGGATTCATTGAATCCCTTTATGCATGCTCGTGGGGTTTCTTTCATGGTTGATAATTGCTCAACTACAGCTCGATTGGGATCAAGGAAATGGGCTCCACGATTTGATTACATCCTCACTCAGCAGGCTTTGGTTTCAGTGGACAAGGGTGCACCCATCAACCAGGACCTCATCGGAAATTTCTTCTCAGATCCAGTCCATGGAGCAATTGAAGTTTGTGCTCAATTGAGACCTACAGTAGACATTTCAGTCACTGCTGATGCAGATTTTGTCCGTCCGGAGTTGCGCCAGTCGGCCAATTAA